The segment CAAAGCTATgggatgtttttaaaaatagaaattttgattcacAAGATTACTTGTGGCCTGCGCTTGTACCCTTGTAATCTACAGATAAATCCGCCACTGCTTTTGTCACGCAAAATCAATTTGAATCAATGTCTATCTCGTTTACTTCCTGTATATCAGGCTATATTAATcagtcatttttaaatttgcatacCATAGTAGCAGTCCGTAGTAGCAGGTGTTGATGATAATTACTATTTCACACTTACTAAAGTACACaactttgataataaaaaaaactgctgAATATGAGCTGTTTAAGCCTCATGAAAAAGATAATAGTTTCATACATATTTGAAAGtatttaatatgaataaaaattgacgtACAGTTTTCAATAAATCACCACTGCTCACGcacattcatttaaaaaagttaattaaaatactcaTTCCGATATGCATTGAATATATCACTTTATAgtgagtaaaatatttaagcttCACTTGTTACACTTAATACTGTATCAAGGGATTAAATTCAAAGCAAATAGCTTATGGACAGTACTTAGATAAGTATTTGCGGGTATATAATTTATGGTCGTATACGTAGGAGggaaaatattagaatttctCCATGGAGGTAATAAGTAACGCGAAAATTCCAATGGCCACCCTAGCACTCCTTTCAATTCTCGCAATATTTAAACATACGTTTTTCACCGAAgttaaataatcattaaacCGGTGAATTGGAAAAGCGAATGAAAATACTTTCTTAtcgtttacatttttaatctctttttttacaGAACGAAAAATGAATTGGATCAAAGTAACTACTATTGGTTTTGCAGTTTTATTCAGCATAAATATAATTGCTTCTGTACATTCGGCACCTGTAGATAATCTTGATAGTAAGTttagttttttacattttacaatACTATTAGAACatgataaattcaaataattatttagattCAATAAATGATTTGTATGAGTATCTGTTACAAAGAGAATATACGGGGCATGTGCCCTTGTCTGAGCACCAAATGGAGCGGAAGGCTGTTAGATCTCCATCGTTAAGGCTTCGGTTTGGACGACGAAGTGATCCAGATATGCCATTGCTACACGAAATTGAACAAGAGGTTGATAAAAGAGCACCTTCAGCCAGATTACGCTGGGGAAAACGAGAAATGAGTTTCTTTAATGAGgtacacatttatttttttaacatgatttTCATTAGGGTGTTCCAAAATCTTATCTTGTTTCGCGTTTTTTATTGtatgtttatcaaaaataaccaTGGggaatatagaaattttatatagattttgaaattctttttcaaattaaatgactaaaaaaataagttttgttAGCCTTTTTAGcgatattttagttgttttttttttgataattttgacattttaaactattttatagGTTATTTCTGAACATTTCgaatcaaaaatcaagaattaattttttacaaagaacaacgatcaaaaaatttgaaaatataaattttttttttcaaaataatttttggatatGAAAATACAAGTCAAAACACTAATTTTACAAcaatatcaaatttatatatttatttatatgtataaatcaaatttgaacaattttataatttttctgtaagaaatagtactaaaaaatatctatatcccccatggtttttattttaaaaatgaaacgcGAAAAAGAAAACGTTTTTGCAATATCCTTAATAACattgtgtttttattataattatgaaTACAGAATGCATTTAGTCAAGATACATTGAGAAGGCTTGCGCAGCGATCACCCTCAGTAAGACTAAGATTTGGACGGTCAGATCCATTATTAGGGAAAAGTAACTATGATGTAAGTAAtccaaattttgttgaaatatttttatgaatatcttTCTTCGTAAAGTTTTATGCACAACTGGATTGTGTACATAATACATATTCGGATTGATCAATTcacaatttacaaaataaatacatcCTATTccttctaaaatatttattttaaatttcctcaattttagaggtttatttcaatttttgttaagagTCTTAATTCTTAGTGCTTTGTATTatattggaaaaaatgttaaaagaagtaaaaacacaataataaagtaataatgagaaaataaataaaatgaactcggggaagaaaaataataaacaaaagttaaaagaaagaaaaactttatttaatttatttggtaTGAATGGTGATAAGAATCACATTGCATTTTGCAGccaattgttcattttaaattaacgtcACGATTAaatacttatttaattaagatttacTTTCATTCGATTTGGTTTGAAAAAAGCACAGCTAATGCATTTTACaggaatttatttacttttgtaaagaaaatataaagaatTGATTTTGTTGAAGACACTAAATGCTTTTGATTTCAGGCACAAAATAATGCACAAATCATTGATGATTCGATTGAGAAAGGAGTTGGAACTACTCAACAGTTGGAGAATTAAACCAAAAAGCTTACATGAACATAacttctcaaaatatttatttttgtatgcaTGTATTTGGTTGTAAGCATACATTaaacactttttaaattactcctaaaaaaatataaaaattctagtGCTATTTAAGCAAcatcaaagaaaatataaacaaaaagaatgtgtcttttgtgaaaatatcTTGAAAGAATAAATACctgtattttaataaaaattttaaataaaactcgcTTATTCTCTCCAAATATGTTTTTAGGTTTCacattatttgtaatttatgtTACATGAATTTTATGTAGTATAACCACAACAgattaggtaatttttttaaacctcgtagttttttaaaccttttttttttattatgagtaTTAATCAGGTTTAACGAAATTTGTATAACATGAACATTTAGGTAATGTTAGCGGAGAAAAGacgagttttaaatttttttcatacacatTTCTTTATGTAAATCGCTATGTAAGAAGGgaacaaatatttgtgaaaaaaattacatccctacttgtaatttattaatataaaatatggtCAGTAGCCCTATATGAGAGAATGCAATCCATTTCAATCCGAAAAGAACATCACCAAGTGAATACTTTGAAAATAGATAAGAAACAATTGTTTCAAtatgttaacaaaaaatattttaaataacattcatcaataaataaaaatcattgaaaataaaatctatagtttttagtttaaagggacagtaaaaatacaaatgtaTGTACCATTTTTGGTACAATTTCGTTGTTTCACTGCAGCACACATTAAAACATATGTGTGACATGTCAGCGAGATATTAACACGCACACTTCACAATATAATGTAAGTATGTTTCACTTCAAACCTCTTTATGTTCTGTTTTGTCTTCTGatctttatattatttttgtgcaaatactGTAAGTGGTAACTATCCAGCAGTTGACACCTGTACGTGATTTAACTACATAAAAATATGAGCTACGTTTGTATTTATTTGCTAGCCACTTGAGCAGCTCTTATTATCCTTACACCTTCCTCTGGGATGCATAATACACATTTTGTACGAATAACGAATATACAAGCAACAAACACGCGTTGTCCCAAAATGTACTTcactctaaaattttatttatttattttttttttcatttgtatgGTAAACACGTTCTATAATATCACATAGCAAAGCGCTGTTTCGTCATTTATAACAAATGTACAATGGAAATTCATCAAGGgaatcataattaaaaaaaaaattatacgagactgaagagaaaaatatcaatttttaccgTGAGAAAATGTGGTATATGTTGGATATGTCGTTTGTGTGTCCGTTATCGGGTGTTCTACGggtcttttttgtgttttctagTATAGCTTTCTTGAAATAAAGATAACTTTTCAATTAGACAACtgagttaaaataattctcttttcagattttcgtttgaaatatgttattttttgaaaaaaagtcgcctacttaatatttttcattgttgtttcgatattttttataatgaaagcTAATTTTTCCAAccatctcaattttttttattaaataggtAATAAGAATGTAGGTACATaataaaaccttaaaaatgaattgaatgcaatttattcgtgatatatttttatttgcgaaaaaaacttGGGTGAtaccataaaaattaacataatcaTGCGTTAGCTCATATTATTTATCACATAAATCTTTTATGACGATAGACTTGTAAAAGAATACATAAGgcgttaacaaaaaaaaaacaacataaatatgtttaaaaaatcagtaCTTTTATAGGAGTTGCGGAGAGATGtcgatcaatttttcattgtattatttatcatttattgttCCTCATAAGGAATAAAGTGCTAAAGTGGTGAAAgctatgttaaaaaaaatatatatgtatgaACAGCGTGACACCTTAATATCGAATATTTGCatgaaatgacatttttctgAGTTTTTCTTCCTTATGACACGCATTGTAAATTTTCCAATCATGACGTGTAATATAAGATGTTAATATAACacaatatattaataaaataaaattttacgtaaaagCTAAAGCTTGTTTCTAACTTGATGCCCGTAAAATAGCATACTTTTATGTTAACTTTTGTCATTATAAACCGCTATTACAGTTAgtttaataaagaattttcttaGGATGCAacatatgtttttttcttccatgCAAATGTTTTTTAACGGGTATGTAGAAAacgttgttgttatttctcttatttatttattttacaataatattatttacattttatagcATTTAACACCTAGTAATACGGttgggaaaaagtttttatcctGTTTAGTGGCTTAAAGCAATGATGTTTTAATTTGTTCGAGGATATAAGAACTTTTCCGttgaaatgtaattaaattgcTACACAAACAAACTGCAAGATGACAATAACACTTGTtgaatatttagtttttttaacttacgGAAATAAATGAGAACTCGCAACAAAATCGGAATCACATCGAAGCAGTGTAGATTGAATGTAGAAAAGTTTGTATTATATTTTCTAACGCGTCGTTAGCATAGTctgttttttcatcttttgtaaCTAATATTTACCATTGATACAACTGCTAGCAGGATTTTTAAACTTAGGAAATTCGCTAAATGCATACATATATAaacaaatacataaaaaaataatttatctgaAATGAAACTTATTGACTTACCGTAAGAAAATATagttatttcataaattaaatcaaatacaatatttttttatgtaatttctatttattgccagtttattttttataaatattgattcTAGCTTTATAAGATATAGTTATGGAACAGAAATGGAATACGTTTAAAAAGTTAGCATATCCCTTCAATGCATTTTGAAGTCTTGGTTCGTAAAAAAGACTATATAAAGatcttaaaacttaaattacaTATATGTATTTTGATATATCTTATGACATGGCttatttataaacaataaAAGAGAAACACTAATGACTGTGTtccaacaataataaatttactaaTATCTGAAAGTTATTTCAtctttatgtattttttcattttatatttataacgtATGTTGGGAGTAAAgtaaatgtaatatttttataaaatatacgtTTTTGATTTTAAGGAAGGATAACATTGATtatgcttaattttttatttgtaggtATAGTACAAATTtcgactaaaaatattttgctcgaTATTTGCTCGAAggttatattaaattttagaactgCTCCAAAATGTCATGTATTTCAAAGAGTAAATACCTATTGtgtagtttttaataatttagttagatttttttttttaaaaacattaaaatttagttcttAATAATTCAGTTCGAATAATACATGTACATAtagtttatatttatataatttgatGGTCCTTGTCTGATttacacaatttattttatttaaaaaaggcatttttttaaatattgtgatagtcattttcataaaattcaaggtggttttttgttatttcttaaaaattgttgtaaaaactCTTTAATCGAATGTTGATTAAGATTTAGGTACACATAAATTTGGCACGTTCTACATTtcgctacatttttttttattgtgttttaaaacattttgacGAGCTGAACTAAGTAATTTGTAAACGTTATTTAAACTGCCGCTGAATAAGTAAGATAGATTAAGTTGATTGATCCAATACATTTTGCTATTTGTTGCGTTTTTTCACTATTATTAACTTTGTGCAGTTCCTTACATTTAAATCCTGAAATATGTTTAGTTTATCATATATGTTTGACTAAGGTAATTAGGGTTTAACCCTTCTTACATTCCAGACTCGGCTATTCCTTCatcatctaataaaaaaaaagaaattgcatTTTCAGTATTCacttatttatatataaagaaatacaataaaaataagaatgttcaaattttactatgttaaaataaaaaataactaagtttatatacaaaaagtgcaattgttatttaatatttatctgcGGTTAATACGATTCCAATTAGATATATAAGTctgtatatatatataatatatatatttttttttgttaataacaCAACAAAATCGTGATCAAGAAAGCAGATGgatcaaagaaatttatataattgaaaataaaatatccgcTCAAAGTTTAAGCAAATAAAGAGGTGAAAAATGTATATTACAATTACCCATTTCATTAGTAAGCTTTTCTGAATGATTGCTACCATTAGCCATACTATGATCAATATCAGAATTCATTATTGTGTTGTTATCTTCATCTACGCCCGCTTCATGTGTTTGGTCACTGCTCTTTATTTCGTTATGACCTTTTTCAAGAATACTGTTTCGGATGTTATTT is part of the Culicoides brevitarsis isolate CSIRO-B50_1 chromosome 3, AGI_CSIRO_Cbre_v1, whole genome shotgun sequence genome and harbors:
- the LOC134834899 gene encoding short neuropeptide F; translation: MNWIKVTTIGFAVLFSINIIASVHSAPVDNLDNSINDLYEYLLQREYTGHVPLSEHQMERKAVRSPSLRLRFGRRSDPDMPLLHEIEQEVDKRAPSARLRWGKREMSFFNENAFSQDTLRRLAQRSPSVRLRFGRSDPLLGKSNYDAQNNAQIIDDSIEKGVGTTQQLEN